From the genome of Pseudomonas putida:
CGAAACAGCTGTGTATAACTCAGCTCTTCTTCATCTTCTCCGGCCGCTTCCAGCCATCGATATTACGCTGGCGCGCACGCGCCACCGCCAATTGGCCCGCTTCCACGGTCTGGGTCACGGTCGAACCCGCTGCCGTGGTCGCGCCATCCTTGATATCCACAGGCGCCACCAACGAGTTGTTGGAGCCAATGAACACATCCTCGCCCATCACTGTCTTGAACTTGTTGGCGCCATCGTAGTTGCAGGTGATGGTGCCGGCCCCGATGTTGGTGCGCGCACCGATCTCGGCATCGCCCAGGTAGGTCAAATGGCCAGCCTTGGCACCCTCGCCCAGGTGGGCATTCTTCAACTCGACGAAGTTACCCACATGGGCCTTGGCCTCCAGCACGCTGCCCGGGCGCAGGCGAGCGAACGGGCCGGCATCGCTGCCCTCGCCCATCACCGCGCCTTCCAGATGGCTGTTGGCCTTGACCACCACGCCCTTGCGCAGGGTGCTGTTCTTGATCACGCAGTTCGGGCCGATCTGCACGTCGTCCTCGATGACCACCTTGCCCTCGAGAATCACGTTGATGTCGATCAGCACATCGCGACCGACCGTGACCTCGCCACGCACATCGAATCGCGCCGGGTCACGCAGGGTCACGCCCTGGGCCATCAGGCGGCGGCCTTCACGCAACTGGTAGTGGCGCTCGAGCTCGGACAGCTGGCGACGGTCGTTGGCACCCTGCACTTCCATCGGGTCGTGCGGCTGCTCGGTGGCCACCACCAGGCCGTCGGCCACGGCCATGGCGATGACGTCGGTCAGGTAGTACTCACCCTGGGCGTTGTCGTTGGACAGGCGGCCCATCCAATCGGCCAGGCGCGCTGCTGGCAAGGCCAGGATGCCGGTATTGCCTTCCTTGATCGCCTTCTGCGCCTCGCTGGCGTCCTTGTGCTCGACGATCGCGGTCACCTGCCCTTGGGCATCACGCACGATGCGGCCATAGCCGGTCGGATCCTGCAGGGTGACGGTGAGCAGGCCCAGTTGCCGCTCGCTGACCTTGGCCAGCAGGCGCTTCAGGGTGTCCACCTCGATCAGCGGTACATCGCCGTAGAGTACCAGCACGGTGTCGGCAGTGACCGCAGGCAAGGCTTGGGCCACGGCGTGGCCGGTGCCCAGTTGCTTGTCCTGCATGACGAAATTCAGGTCGTCGGCTGCCAGGCGTTCACGTACCAGCTCGGCACCGTGGCCGATGACCACGTGAATGCCTTGGGGCTGAAGCTGGCGCGCGCTGTGGATAACGTGGCCGAGCATGGAATTGCCGGCTACCGGATGCAGTACCTTGGGCAACGCCGAACGCATGCGGGTGCCTTGGCCTGCGGCGAGAATAACGATATCAAGGGACATTGACTGGCTACCAATCCTGGGCGGTCAGGGACGTGACCTGAGAAGAATTCAGAAAAAGAAAAAGGGTAGCCGAGGCTACCCTTTAACTCAATCGCAACGGAAGTAAGCGGCCTGGACCGGATTACTTACCCTTGCGCAATTGCTGGACGGTACGCAGCTGAGCTGCAGCTTCGGCCAGACGTGCGGCAGCCGCACCATAGTCGAAGTCCGAGCTTTTCGCGTTCAGGGCGTTCTCAGCAGCCTTGAGGGCTGCCTGAGCCTGAGCTTCGTCCAGGTCGCTAGCGCGCTGCACGGTGTCGGCAAGAACCTTGACCACGTTCGGCTGCACTTCGAGGAAGCCACCAGAGATGTAGAACACCTCGCGATCGCCACCCTGCTTGGTCAGCGTGATCGGACCTGGCTTCAGATTGGTGATCAGCGGCGCGTGGCCTGGAGCGATACCCAGATCGCCCAAGTTGCCGTGCGCAACCACCATCTCAACCAGACCGGAGAAGATTTCTCCTTCCGCGCTGACGATATCGCAATGGACTGTCATAGCCATCTGCTTGCCTCAACCTGATTAGCGCCCCTTGCGGGGCGCCGGGATTACAGTTTCTTGGCTTTCTCGATCGCTTCGTCGATGCTGCCGACCATGTAGAACGCTTGTTCTGGCAGGTGGTCGTAGTCACCTTTGAGGATGCCGCTGAAGCCAGCGATGGTGTCTTTCAGGGAAACGTACTTGCCTGGCGAACCGGTGAAGACTTCGGCCACGAAGAACGGCTGCGACAGGAAGCGCTGGATCTTACGAGCACGGGCTACCAGTTGCTTGTCGCTTTCGGACAGTTCGTCCATACCCAGGATCGCGATGATGTCCTTCAGCTCTTTGTAGCGCTGCAGAACATACTGAACGCCACGAGCGGTCTCGTAGTGCTCGTTGCCGATCACGTTCGGGTCCAGCTGACGCGAAGTCGAGTCCAGTGGATCGACCGCTGGGTAGATACCCAGGGAGGCGATGTCACGGGACAGAACGACGGTGGCGTCCAAGTGGGCGAAGGTGGTGGCTGGCGACGGGTCGGTCAAGTCGTCCGCAGGTACGTATACGGCCTGGACGGAGGTGATCGAACCTTCCTTGGTGGAGGTGATGCGCTCTTGCAGAACGCCCATCTCTTCAGCCAGGGTCGGCTGGTAACCTACTGCCGAAGGCATACGGCCCAGCAGTGCGGATACTTCGGTACCGGCCAGGGTGTAACGATAGATGTTGTCGACGAACAGCAGAACGTCGTTACCTTCGTCACGGAACTTCTCGGCCATGGTCAGGCCGGTCAGCGCTACGCGCAGACGGTTTCCTGGTGGCTCGTTCATCTGACCGTAGACCAGCGCTACTTTGTCGAGAACGTTGGAGTCCTTCATCTCGTGGTAGAAGTCGTTACCCTCACGAGTACGCTCACCCACACCAGCGAACACGGAGTAACCGCTGTGTTCCATGGCGATGTTACGGATCAGTTCCATCATGTTCACGGTCTTGCCGACACCGGCACCACCGAACAGACCCACCTTACCACCCTTGGCGAACGGGCAAACCAGGTCGATAACCTTGATGCCGGTTTCCAGCAGGTCGTTGCCGCCTGCCTGGTCAGCGAACGAAGGCGCTGGCTGGTGGATACCGCGACGCTCTTCTTCGCCGATCGGGCCGGCTTCGTCGATTGGGTTGCCCAGGACGTCCATGATACGGCCCAGAGTGGCCTTACCAACAGGAACGGAAATGGCAGCGCCAGTGTCGACGACATCCAGACCGCGCTTCAGGCCTTCGGTGGAGCCCATCGCAATGGTACGAACCACGCCGTCGCCCAGCTGCTGCTGGACTTCGAGGGTGGTTTCCGCGCCTTGTACTTTCAGCGCGTTGTATACACTCGGCACGACGTCACGTGGGAATTCCACGTCGATGACGGCGCCGATGATTTGAACGATACGTCCGCTACTCATAGCTGGATCCTCTGAATATGTGAACCGTTAAACCGCGGCAGCGCCGCCGACGATTTCCGAGATCTCCTGGGTGATCGCAGCCTGACGCGCCTTGTTGTAGATCAATTGCAGCTCTTTGATCAAATCACCGGCGTTGTCTGTGGCGTTCTTCATGGCGATCATCCGGGCCGCTTGTTCAGCAGCGTTGTTCTCGACCACCGCCTGGTAGACCTGCGACTCCACGTAACGCACCATCAAGCCGTCCAGCAGCTCTTTTGCGTCGGGTTCGTACAGATAGTCCCAGTGATGCTTGAGATCCTGATCCGGGGTTGCCACCAACGGTACCAATTGCTCGACCGTCGGTTGTTGGGTCATGGTGTTGATGAACTTGTTCGAAACCACCGAGAGGCGATCGATACGGCCGTCCAGGTAGGCGTCCAGCATCACTTTGACGGAGCCGATCAGATCGTTGATCGATGGCTCTTCGCCCAGTTGGCTGATCGCGGCTACGACGTTGCCGCCAAAGTTGCGGAAGAATGCCGCACCCTTGCTGCCGATCACGCACAGGTCGATTTCGACGCCCTGTTCGCGGGTTGCGTTCATGTCCTTGACCAGGGCCTTGAACAGGTTGGTGTTCAAGCCACCGCACAGACCACGGTCACTGCTCACCACGATATAACCGGCGCGCTTTACAGGGCGGTCGATCATGAACGGGTGGCGGTATTCCGGGTTGGCGTTGGCCAGATGACCGATCACCTGGCGGATACGCTCCGCGTAAGGACGGCTAGCAGCCATGCGCTGTTGTGCTCTGCGCATCTTGCTGACCGCCACTTTTTCCATGGCGCTGGTAATTTTTTGCGTGCTTTTGATGCTCGCAATCTTACTGCGAATCTCTTTTGCGCCTGCCATGTATCACCTATCAGGTTAGCAAGCGGGGGCCTGGGCCCCCGCTGCGGCTTACCAGGTCTGGGTGGCCTTGAACTTCTCGATACCGGCTTTCAGGCCTGCGTCGATTTCGTCGTTGAAGTCACCCTTCACGTTGATCTTCGCCATCAGTTCAGCGTGATCACGGTTGAAGAAGGCGATCAGAGCTTGCTCGAAGCTGCCGACCTTGGAGACTTCTACGTCAGTCAGGAAACCACGCTCAGCGGCGTACAGCGACAGGGCCATGTCCGCGATGGACATCGGCGCGTACTGCTTCTGCTTCATCAGCTCGGTTACGCGCTGACCATGTTCCAGCTGCTTGCGGGTCGCTTCGTCCAGATCGGAAGCGAACTGGGCGAATGCAGCCAGTTCACGGTACTGAGCCAGAGCGGTACGGATACCACCGGACAGCTTCTTGATGATCTTGGTCTGAGCGGCACCACCTACGCGGGATACCGAAACACCGGCGTTCACTGCAGGGCGGATGCCCGAGTTGAACATGGCCGATTCCAGGAAGATCTGACCGTCGGTGATGGAAATCACGTTGGTCGGAACGAACGCGGAAACGTCGCCAGCCTGGGTTTCGATGATCGGCAGGGCGGTCAGGGAACCGGTCTTGCCAGTGACTGCGCCGTTGGTGAACTTCTCGACGTACTCTTCCGAAACGCGCGATGCACGCTCCAGCAGACGGGAGTGGAGATAGAACACGTCACCTGGGTACGCTTCACGTCCTGGTGGACGGCGCAGCAGCAGGGAGATCTGACGGTAGGCAACGGCCTGCTTGGACAGGTCATCGTAAACGATCAGGGCGTCTTCACCGCGGTCACGGAAGAACTCGCCCATGGTGCAGCCGGCGTAAGGCGCCAGGAACTGCAGCGCGGCGGATTCCGAAGCACTGGCAACGACCACGATGGTGTTGGCCAGGGCGCCGTTTTCTTCCAGCTTGCGAACGATGTTGGCAACGGTGGAACGCTTCTGGCCGACAGCAACATAAACACAGAAAATACCGGAGTCTTTCTGGTTGATGATGGCGTCGATGGCCATGGCGGTCTTGCCGATCTGACGGTCACCGATGATCAGCTCACGCTGGCCACGGCCGACAGGGATCATGGCGTCGACGGATTTGTAGCCAGTCTGTACAGGCTGGTCTACCGACTTACGCCAGATCACGCCTGGGGCTACTTTCTCGACCGCGTCGGTCTGAGTGTTGCCCAGAGGACCTTTGCCGTCGATCGGGTTGCCCAGTGCGTCGACGACGCGACCCAGCAGTTCCTTACCAACCGGAACTTCCAGGATGCGGCCGGTGCACTTGGCGCTCATGCCTTCGGCGAGGGTGTCATAGGCACCCAGGATCACTGCACCTACGGAGTCTTGCTCCAGGTTCAGGGCCATGCCGTAGACGCCGCCAGGGAACTCGATCATTTCGCCGTACATGACGTCGGCCAGACCGTGGATGCGCACGATACCGTCGGATACCGAAACAACGGTACCTTCGTTACGGGCTTGGGAGCTCACATCGAGGTTGTCGATGCGGCCCTTGATAATTTCACTAATTTCGGAAGGATTGAGTTGCTGCATTGCTCTGCTGCCCCTTCAAACTCAAGATTTCAATGCTTCGGCCAGTTTCGCGATCTTGCCGCGAACAGAGCCATCGATTACCAGGTCACCTGCGCGGATGACGACGCCGCCGATCAGGCTGGCATCCTCCGACGCGTGCAGGCGCACTTCCTGGCCTAACCGTGCACTGAGAACCTTGGCGAGTTTGTCTTGCTGTTCTTGGTCCAACGCGAAGGCACTGGTGACTTCCACGTCCACGGATTTCTCTTGCTCGGCCTTGTACAGGTCGAACAGGGCGGCAATCTCCGGCAGAAGCAGGAGACGGTCGTT
Proteins encoded in this window:
- the atpG gene encoding F0F1 ATP synthase subunit gamma, which encodes MAGAKEIRSKIASIKSTQKITSAMEKVAVSKMRRAQQRMAASRPYAERIRQVIGHLANANPEYRHPFMIDRPVKRAGYIVVSSDRGLCGGLNTNLFKALVKDMNATREQGVEIDLCVIGSKGAAFFRNFGGNVVAAISQLGEEPSINDLIGSVKVMLDAYLDGRIDRLSVVSNKFINTMTQQPTVEQLVPLVATPDQDLKHHWDYLYEPDAKELLDGLMVRYVESQVYQAVVENNAAEQAARMIAMKNATDNAGDLIKELQLIYNKARQAAITQEISEIVGGAAAV
- the glmU gene encoding bifunctional UDP-N-acetylglucosamine diphosphorylase/glucosamine-1-phosphate N-acetyltransferase GlmU, producing the protein MSLDIVILAAGQGTRMRSALPKVLHPVAGNSMLGHVIHSARQLQPQGIHVVIGHGAELVRERLAADDLNFVMQDKQLGTGHAVAQALPAVTADTVLVLYGDVPLIEVDTLKRLLAKVSERQLGLLTVTLQDPTGYGRIVRDAQGQVTAIVEHKDASEAQKAIKEGNTGILALPAARLADWMGRLSNDNAQGEYYLTDVIAMAVADGLVVATEQPHDPMEVQGANDRRQLSELERHYQLREGRRLMAQGVTLRDPARFDVRGEVTVGRDVLIDINVILEGKVVIEDDVQIGPNCVIKNSTLRKGVVVKANSHLEGAVMGEGSDAGPFARLRPGSVLEAKAHVGNFVELKNAHLGEGAKAGHLTYLGDAEIGARTNIGAGTITCNYDGANKFKTVMGEDVFIGSNNSLVAPVDIKDGATTAAGSTVTQTVEAGQLAVARARQRNIDGWKRPEKMKKS
- the atpD gene encoding F0F1 ATP synthase subunit beta: MSSGRIVQIIGAVIDVEFPRDVVPSVYNALKVQGAETTLEVQQQLGDGVVRTIAMGSTEGLKRGLDVVDTGAAISVPVGKATLGRIMDVLGNPIDEAGPIGEEERRGIHQPAPSFADQAGGNDLLETGIKVIDLVCPFAKGGKVGLFGGAGVGKTVNMMELIRNIAMEHSGYSVFAGVGERTREGNDFYHEMKDSNVLDKVALVYGQMNEPPGNRLRVALTGLTMAEKFRDEGNDVLLFVDNIYRYTLAGTEVSALLGRMPSAVGYQPTLAEEMGVLQERITSTKEGSITSVQAVYVPADDLTDPSPATTFAHLDATVVLSRDIASLGIYPAVDPLDSTSRQLDPNVIGNEHYETARGVQYVLQRYKELKDIIAILGMDELSESDKQLVARARKIQRFLSQPFFVAEVFTGSPGKYVSLKDTIAGFSGILKGDYDHLPEQAFYMVGSIDEAIEKAKKL
- a CDS encoding F0F1 ATP synthase subunit delta; the encoded protein is MAELTTLARPYAKAAFEHAQAHQQLANWSAMLGLAAAVSQDDTMQRLLKAPRLTSAEKAATFIDVCGDKFNAQAQNFIHVAAENDRLLLLPEIAALFDLYKAEQEKSVDVEVTSAFALDQEQQDKLAKVLSARLGQEVRLHASEDASLIGGVVIRAGDLVIDGSVRGKIAKLAEALKS
- a CDS encoding F0F1 ATP synthase subunit epsilon; the protein is MAMTVHCDIVSAEGEIFSGLVEMVVAHGNLGDLGIAPGHAPLITNLKPGPITLTKQGGDREVFYISGGFLEVQPNVVKVLADTVQRASDLDEAQAQAALKAAENALNAKSSDFDYGAAAARLAEAAAQLRTVQQLRKGK
- the atpA gene encoding F0F1 ATP synthase subunit alpha, producing the protein MQQLNPSEISEIIKGRIDNLDVSSQARNEGTVVSVSDGIVRIHGLADVMYGEMIEFPGGVYGMALNLEQDSVGAVILGAYDTLAEGMSAKCTGRILEVPVGKELLGRVVDALGNPIDGKGPLGNTQTDAVEKVAPGVIWRKSVDQPVQTGYKSVDAMIPVGRGQRELIIGDRQIGKTAMAIDAIINQKDSGIFCVYVAVGQKRSTVANIVRKLEENGALANTIVVVASASESAALQFLAPYAGCTMGEFFRDRGEDALIVYDDLSKQAVAYRQISLLLRRPPGREAYPGDVFYLHSRLLERASRVSEEYVEKFTNGAVTGKTGSLTALPIIETQAGDVSAFVPTNVISITDGQIFLESAMFNSGIRPAVNAGVSVSRVGGAAQTKIIKKLSGGIRTALAQYRELAAFAQFASDLDEATRKQLEHGQRVTELMKQKQYAPMSIADMALSLYAAERGFLTDVEVSKVGSFEQALIAFFNRDHAELMAKINVKGDFNDEIDAGLKAGIEKFKATQTW